Within the Hypericibacter adhaerens genome, the region CCAGGGTCCGCAGCATGACCGTCGAGATGGGACGCATCAGGAGCGCGCCGAAGCTGGTGACGAAGGTCAGCACGCCGGATTTGACGGGGCTCATGCCGAAGCCGACCTGCAGCATCAAGGGCAGCAGGTAGGGCACGCCGTTCATGCCGATGCGGGCGAGACCGCCGGCCAGCGTGCCGATGCGGAACGAGCGGATGCGGAACAGGGTCAGGTCCACCGCCGGCGCATCCACCCTGCGCGCATAGCGCCAGAAGACCAGCAGGAACAGCACCGCCGCGACCAGCACGCCGGCGATGGCGGGATAGGAGATGGTGGGCCGGCCGACATTCTCGATGCCGTACTGCAGCAACGCCACGCCGATCCCGACCATCAGGAACCCCGGGAAATCGAACGCCACATGGCGATCGCCGCGAACATCCTCGACGAAGCGCAGCGCCAGCAGGATGCCGAGCAAGCCGAAGGGGATGTTGATGTAGAAGATCCAGCGCCAGGAGACGTAGGTGGTGATGACGCCGCCCAGGAGCGGGCCGATCACGGGGCCGATCAGCGCCGGCAGGCTCATATAGATCATGGCGGTGAAGAACTGGTCGCGCGGGAAGCTGCGCAGCAGGATCAGGCGGCCCACCGGCGTCATCATCGCCCCGCCCAGCCCCTGGAGCCCGCGCGTCACCACCAGCATCGCGAAGCTGTCGGCGAGGCCGCAAAGGCAGGAGCCGAGGGTGAAGACCGCCAGTGCCAGCACGAAGATCCGGCGCGCGCCGAACCGGTCCGCGAACCAGCCGCTGACCGGAATGAAGACCGCCAGCGTCAGCACATAGGTCGTGACGGCCAGGTTCATGCGCAGCGGCGTCGTGCCCAGGCTGCGCGCCATCTCCGGGATGGCCGTGGTGATGATCGTCGAATCCAGCTGCTCCATCAGGAAGGCGATGGCGACGACCAGCGGGATGAGAAGGCGCAGCCGGGGATTGCGGACCGTGGCGAACTGCTGGTCGCCCGAGCTGGGGAGGGATTCGGGCATGGGCGGGCGTGATGCGGAAATCGATGAAGGACACTCTACAGCCAATGTTTCGCGCCGTTAATTGACTCCTTTTAAGATCGGCGACGAGGCGCGCATGGCTCTTCTTCCGATTTCGAATGCGTTATGGTCGCACAGCCTCGGTTGTCGGACGACAATGTCGATCGCGGGCGGCCCGTGGGGTGAGGGAGATGGTGCCCGCTGCCGGACTCGAACCGGCACAGCCCTCGCGGGCTTAGGGATTTTAAGTCCCTTGCGTCTACCAGTTTCGCCAAGCGGGCCTGGGGTCCATCCTCGGGCAGACGGGCCCGAGGCTAGTCGCCCGCCCGCCCCCGGCACAAGGCGGAAGGGGAACGGATCTCGGGGACCCTAGAGGGGCGAGGCGGCCTGCGCGCTCTGGCGGATCGCGGCGGCCCGGCCCGCCAGACCCCGCAGGCCTGCGGGATCGAGCGTCAGGCGCCAGGTCTCGATGCCGGCGAGGGCGCGGCGATCGAGCTCCCGCTCGAGATAGGGCTGCCAGGCCGGCGGCCCGGTCACGCCGCCCAGATCGATCCGCAGGAAGCGATAGCCATGCTTGAGATAGTCGGCGATCTGGTCGAGCGCGAAATCGATCGAGGCGCGGGCGCGGTCGACCGGCAGATCGTCGGGCGGCAGCTGGTGGAAGCCGAAGCCGGCCTGCTCGAGGATCGCGAGGGCCTGCTCCAGCGGCGCCCGCCGCCCATCGCCCTTCTCCAGCAGATGGGCGTTCACCAGGAGGTCGGGCAGGATCGCGATGCAGCGCGAGCGCGGATCATTGTTGCGCATCGAGCCCCGCTCGGCCGGCGGCGAGGAAACCCCGGAACTCGGCCATCGCCTTCTCCATGGTGAAGCCCGGCAGCTCCATCGCCACGCCGAAGCCGCGCGGCACCGGAAGCCCGCGCTCGGCCAGCACCTGCTCCAGCTCCTCGATCCAGACGCCCTTGCCGGGCACCACTTCCCAGCTCATGTCCTCGGGCCGCCCGCCCCAGGCCGGCCCGATGCCGGTGAAGGTCACGGCGCTCGAGCCGCTGCCGTCGACCCCGACCAGCACCAGATCCTCGCAGCCCCTCGCCACCCGCGCCTCGAGCAGCTCG harbors:
- a CDS encoding DHA2 family efflux MFS transporter permease subunit, whose product is MPESLPSSGDQQFATVRNPRLRLLIPLVVAIAFLMEQLDSTIITTAIPEMARSLGTTPLRMNLAVTTYVLTLAVFIPVSGWFADRFGARRIFVLALAVFTLGSCLCGLADSFAMLVVTRGLQGLGGAMMTPVGRLILLRSFPRDQFFTAMIYMSLPALIGPVIGPLLGGVITTYVSWRWIFYINIPFGLLGILLALRFVEDVRGDRHVAFDFPGFLMVGIGVALLQYGIENVGRPTISYPAIAGVLVAAVLFLLVFWRYARRVDAPAVDLTLFRIRSFRIGTLAGGLARIGMNGVPYLLPLMLQVGFGMSPVKSGVLTFVTSFGALLMRPISTVMLRTLGFDRLLFWSALLGAGIVAAFGFIEAGTADWITVIVIALFGLMRSAQFMTSNTLSYAEMPSDKLSRATSLGGVLQQLTVSFGVSLSAMILGLLTWGGQPLTPERFHEAFLLMALIPLLALPGFLLLRPEDGMEVSGHRRRKKSN